A genomic segment from Verrucomicrobiota bacterium encodes:
- the urtC gene encoding urea ABC transporter permease subunit UrtC yields MEAVEPLAKTAVAARASAGHHARLFWIAGIAALYALVLICTLGLPANHPLHLSTYLMTLIGKIMCYAIVALALDLVWGYTGILSLGHGLFFALGGYAMGMYLMRSIGLDGVYHSPLPDFMVFLDWKALPWFWHGTEHFVYALLLVVALPGLLAWVFGFFAFRSRVRGVYLSIMTQALTFAAMLLFYRNETGFGGNNGFTDFKRILGFQITAPGTRTALFLVTLTTLLLSLLICRFIVKSRLGQVLTAIRDGESRLTFLGYNPLGYKLFIWTFSAVLCGIAGALYVPQVGIINPSEMSPGNSIEMAIWVAVGGRGTLIGPVIGAFFVNAAKSYLTASFSSSWLFFLGAIFVIVPVFLPCGIAGLLVNLLNPRRGRASIAGREVKPN; encoded by the coding sequence ATGGAAGCGGTCGAACCACTCGCAAAAACCGCCGTCGCAGCCCGTGCGTCAGCGGGCCATCACGCGCGGCTGTTCTGGATTGCCGGCATCGCGGCTTTGTACGCGCTGGTGCTGATCTGCACGCTGGGCCTTCCGGCCAATCATCCGCTGCACCTTTCGACCTATCTCATGACCTTGATCGGCAAGATCATGTGTTATGCGATCGTCGCCCTGGCCCTCGACCTGGTGTGGGGGTACACCGGCATCCTGAGCCTCGGGCACGGGTTGTTTTTCGCCCTCGGCGGCTACGCGATGGGCATGTACCTGATGCGGTCAATCGGGTTGGACGGCGTCTACCATAGTCCCCTGCCCGATTTCATGGTGTTCCTCGATTGGAAGGCCCTGCCCTGGTTCTGGCACGGCACGGAGCATTTTGTTTACGCCCTGCTCCTGGTCGTCGCGCTGCCCGGGTTACTGGCATGGGTTTTCGGATTTTTCGCGTTCCGGTCCCGCGTACGTGGCGTCTACCTCTCGATCATGACGCAGGCCCTGACCTTTGCGGCCATGCTGTTGTTCTATCGCAATGAGACCGGGTTCGGCGGCAATAACGGGTTCACCGACTTCAAACGCATCCTCGGGTTCCAGATCACCGCTCCGGGCACCCGGACCGCCTTGTTTCTGGTGACGCTGACCACGTTGCTGTTAAGTTTGCTCATCTGCCGTTTCATCGTGAAATCGCGCCTCGGCCAGGTGCTGACGGCGATTCGCGACGGCGAATCGCGCCTGACCTTTCTCGGGTACAACCCGCTCGGATATAAACTTTTTATCTGGACGTTCTCGGCCGTCCTTTGCGGGATCGCGGGCGCATTGTACGTACCCCAGGTCGGAATTATCAACCCGAGTGAGATGTCGCCGGGCAACTCCATCGAAATGGCGATCTGGGTTGCCGTCGGCGGACGGGGCACATTGATCGGGCCGGTGATCGGCGCGTTTTTCGTCAATGCCGCCAAGAGTTACCTGACGGCTTCGTTCTCGAGTTCGTGGCTGTTTTTTCTGGGCGCGATCTTTGTGATCGTGCCGGTTTTTCTACCGTGCGGCATTGCGGGCCTGCTGGTAAACCTGCTGAATCCCCGGCGGGGACGAGCGAGCATCGCGGGCCGGGAGGTCAAACCAAACTGA